From a region of the Streptomyces sp. NBC_00193 genome:
- the mltG gene encoding endolytic transglycosylase MltG yields the protein MRHENRPPSPRRSRLTRRGRLALFIGTVLGLGAALLIPLFPGERAPEKPRQLLIPEGWRAAQVYAAIDRELKLPAGSAKAAVATTALPLPAEAKGNPEGYLFPATYPVTSQSTPASLLTYMVETANKSLATKAVADGGKAHGMTPYQTATLASIIEAEAESRGDMGKVARVVHNRLAKSMPLQMDSTINYALNRSTVDTKLSETKIDSPFNTYERQGLPPTPIDSPGLQAMAAAVAPTPGDWLFFVTVKQGDTRFSATYEEHKRHVAEFNRLRTASRTT from the coding sequence ATGCGTCATGAGAACCGGCCGCCGTCACCGCGCCGTTCCCGGCTCACCCGCCGGGGCAGGCTGGCGCTCTTCATCGGAACCGTCCTGGGACTCGGGGCAGCCCTCCTGATCCCCCTGTTCCCCGGGGAGCGGGCGCCCGAGAAGCCGCGCCAGTTGCTGATCCCCGAGGGCTGGCGGGCCGCACAGGTCTACGCCGCCATCGACCGCGAACTGAAGCTCCCGGCCGGCTCCGCCAAGGCCGCGGTCGCCACGACCGCGCTGCCCCTGCCCGCCGAGGCGAAGGGCAACCCGGAGGGGTACCTCTTCCCGGCCACCTACCCGGTGACCTCGCAGTCCACCCCGGCCTCCCTGCTCACCTACATGGTCGAGACGGCCAACAAGAGCCTCGCCACCAAGGCGGTGGCGGACGGCGGCAAGGCCCACGGGATGACCCCGTACCAGACGGCCACCCTCGCGAGCATCATCGAGGCGGAGGCCGAGTCCCGCGGGGACATGGGCAAGGTCGCCCGGGTGGTGCACAACCGGCTGGCGAAATCGATGCCGCTCCAGATGGACTCCACCATCAACTACGCGCTGAACCGTTCCACAGTGGACACCAAGCTGAGCGAGACGAAGATCGACAGCCCCTTCAACACGTACGAACGCCAGGGCCTGCCGCCCACCCCGATCGACAGTCCCGGCCTGCAGGCCATGGCGGCCGCGGTGGCCCCGACACCCGGTGACTGGCTCTTCTTCGTCACCGTGAAGCAGGGAGACACCCGCTTCTCGGCGACGTACGAGGAGCACAAGCGGCACGTGGCCGAGTTCAACCGCCTCCGCACGGCCTCCCGCACGACCTGA
- a CDS encoding LLM class flavin-dependent oxidoreductase, translating to MTVRLHWFLPTGGDGRTLVDRHAYANNHAAAGVREPDIEYLAQIAKAAERLGFEAVLTPTGTWCEDAWLTTVALAQHTERLKFLVAFRPGVISPTLAAQMAATYQRITRGRLLLNVVTGGDSAEQRRFGDHLGHDLRYARTAEFLSVVRGVWGGQPFDFHGDHYRIGGGLTAVPPDPLPEIFFGGSPAAAGPVAAEHVDVYLTWGERPQEVKEKIDWIRSLAEERGRTVKFGIRLHTISRDSAKEAWAAADRLLGDLDDASIAAAQAALGASESVGQQRMLALHGGSRDKLEISPNLWAGVGLVRGGAGTALVGSHGDVADRIEEYHALGIENFVLSGYPHLEEAYWFGEGVTPELAARGLLAG from the coding sequence ATGACGGTACGACTGCACTGGTTCCTGCCGACCGGCGGCGACGGCCGCACCCTGGTCGACCGGCACGCCTACGCCAACAACCACGCCGCCGCCGGGGTGCGCGAGCCCGACATCGAGTACCTCGCACAGATCGCCAAGGCGGCCGAGCGGCTCGGCTTCGAGGCGGTGCTGACCCCGACCGGCACCTGGTGCGAGGACGCCTGGCTGACGACGGTGGCGCTCGCGCAGCACACCGAGCGGCTGAAGTTCCTCGTGGCCTTCCGGCCGGGGGTGATCTCGCCGACGCTGGCCGCGCAGATGGCGGCAACGTACCAGCGGATCACGCGCGGCCGGCTGCTGCTGAACGTGGTGACGGGCGGCGACTCGGCGGAGCAGCGGCGGTTCGGCGACCACCTCGGCCACGATCTGCGCTACGCGCGCACGGCCGAGTTCCTCTCGGTCGTGCGCGGCGTCTGGGGCGGGCAGCCCTTCGACTTCCACGGTGACCATTACCGGATCGGCGGCGGGCTGACCGCGGTGCCGCCGGACCCGCTGCCGGAGATCTTCTTCGGCGGGTCCCCGGCGGCGGCCGGTCCGGTGGCTGCCGAGCACGTGGACGTGTACCTGACGTGGGGCGAGCGGCCGCAGGAGGTGAAGGAGAAGATCGACTGGATCCGTTCGCTGGCCGAGGAGCGGGGCCGGACGGTGAAGTTCGGCATCCGGCTGCACACCATCTCGCGGGATTCGGCGAAGGAGGCCTGGGCCGCCGCGGACCGGCTGCTCGGCGACCTGGACGACGCCTCGATCGCCGCGGCTCAGGCGGCGCTGGGCGCGAGCGAGTCGGTCGGCCAGCAGCGGATGCTGGCCCTGCACGGCGGCTCGCGCGACAAGCTGGAGATCTCCCCGAACCTGTGGGCCGGGGTGGGCCTGGTGCGCGGGGGCGCCGGTACGGCCCTGGTCGGGAGCCACGGGGACGTGGCGGACCGGATCGAGGAGTACCACGCGCTCGGGATCGAGAACTTCGTGCTGTCGGGCTATCCGCACCTGGAGGAGGCGTACTGGTTCGGCGAGGGGGTGACGCCGGAGCTCGCGGCGCGCGGCCTGCTCGCAGGCTGA
- a CDS encoding Lrp/AsnC family transcriptional regulator yields the protein MAVDELDTRILRLLIEQPRTSVREYARILGVARGTLQARLDRLERTGVITGTGPVLSPAALGHPVLAFVHIEVTQGHLDEVGDALASVPEIIEAFSITGGGDLLTRVAARDNAHLEDVIQRLIRLPGVVRTRTEVALRERVAHRLLPLVESVGRAARKP from the coding sequence ATGGCGGTGGACGAGCTCGACACACGGATCCTGCGCCTGCTGATCGAGCAGCCGCGCACCAGCGTCCGGGAGTACGCCCGGATCCTCGGCGTCGCGCGCGGCACCCTCCAGGCCCGGCTCGACCGGCTGGAGCGCACCGGGGTGATCACCGGAACCGGTCCCGTGCTCTCCCCCGCCGCGCTCGGGCATCCCGTCCTGGCCTTCGTGCACATCGAGGTCACGCAGGGGCACCTGGACGAGGTCGGCGACGCGCTGGCCTCCGTACCGGAGATCATCGAGGCCTTCTCCATCACCGGCGGCGGGGACCTGCTGACCCGGGTGGCCGCGCGGGACAACGCGCATCTGGAGGACGTGATCCAGCGGCTGATCCGGCTGCCCGGCGTGGTGCGCACACGGACCGAGGTCGCGCTGCGCGAGCGGGTGGCGCACCGGCTCCTCCCCCTGGTCGAGTCCGTGGGACGAGCGGCGCGGAAACCCTAA
- a CDS encoding ABC transporter substrate-binding protein — MRRHTLPLLATLLPLSLVLTACGGSSAADTGAGAKDGAKSGTKVTLNVGDQKGGFESLLQAAGELDELDYEIKWSTFTSGPPLLEAVNAKAVDIGGVGNTPPVFAAAAKSKITVVGATHGSSAGEAILVPKDSALQCPADLRGKKVAVAQGSSAHFQLIASLQQAGLTPADVQITLLQPADALAAFNSGKVDAWAVWDPYTSQVLRSGARVLTSGEGVVNGLGFQVAAPGALADEAKSKAIGDYLQRLQRAQDWVFKHPEEWAKVWSKETGLPYEVAFDAVKRSNGTRVPVAVDDAAVASEQKIADTFTELKLIPGKVVFKDFVDTRFNRDLPPSTTDPRTYGKES, encoded by the coding sequence ATGAGACGTCACACCCTGCCCCTGCTCGCGACGCTGCTTCCGCTGTCGCTGGTCCTGACCGCCTGCGGCGGCAGTTCGGCCGCCGACACCGGCGCCGGCGCGAAGGACGGCGCCAAGAGCGGCACCAAAGTCACCCTCAACGTGGGCGACCAGAAGGGCGGTTTCGAGTCGCTGCTGCAGGCCGCCGGTGAACTGGACGAGCTGGACTACGAGATCAAGTGGTCCACCTTCACCTCCGGCCCCCCGCTGCTGGAGGCCGTCAACGCCAAGGCCGTGGACATCGGCGGCGTCGGCAACACCCCGCCCGTCTTCGCCGCCGCGGCCAAGTCGAAGATCACGGTCGTGGGCGCCACGCACGGCTCCTCCGCCGGTGAGGCGATCCTCGTACCCAAGGACTCCGCCCTCCAGTGCCCCGCCGACCTGCGCGGCAAGAAGGTCGCGGTGGCGCAGGGCAGTTCGGCGCACTTCCAGCTCATCGCGAGCCTCCAGCAGGCCGGCCTCACCCCGGCCGACGTACAGATCACCCTGCTCCAGCCGGCCGACGCGCTGGCCGCCTTCAACAGCGGCAAGGTCGACGCCTGGGCGGTCTGGGACCCGTACACCTCGCAGGTGCTGCGCTCCGGCGCCCGCGTCCTGACCAGCGGTGAGGGGGTCGTCAACGGGCTCGGCTTCCAGGTGGCGGCGCCCGGCGCCCTGGCCGACGAGGCCAAGAGCAAGGCCATCGGGGACTACCTCCAGCGCCTCCAGCGCGCCCAGGACTGGGTGTTCAAGCACCCGGAGGAGTGGGCCAAGGTCTGGTCGAAGGAGACCGGGCTGCCGTACGAGGTGGCCTTCGACGCGGTGAAGCGCAGCAACGGCACCCGGGTGCCGGTGGCCGTGGACGACGCGGCCGTGGCCTCCGAGCAGAAGATCGCCGACACCTTCACCGAGCTGAAGCTGATCCCGGGCAAGGTCGTCTTCAAGGACTTCGTCGACACCCGCTTCAACCGGGACCTGCCGCCCTCCACCACCGACCCCCGCACGTACGGGAAGGAATCCTGA
- a CDS encoding cytochrome P450, with the protein MTATLTPPGSERGPRRWPLVGNLPAFARDPLAFFESLRDEYGDWVPWALGPQRNVLVSLPEHAGELLGAVESTFKPTELGWAFRQLLGNGVVVATGEDWRRKRALVQPSVRPRQVRAYAGTMVECADALVSGWSDGARIDVHREMAGLTQRIAVRTLFGSDAAGREAPISAAMATAQRELGAEFRGVTMFLPPWVQTPGRRRMRAAVDVLDREIEHVIREHEAASAAGEERDDLLSRLLSARDEDGGPLSRTELRDESITLYIGGHETTSTTLTWAWQLLSGAPEARERLTEELERVLGGRLPAYEDYARLPWTQQVVKEALRIYPPIWLISAVAGEGATLGGRPVPAGLSVWISPWSMHRDERWFPEPEAFRPERWSADATAAHKIPEHAWFPFGGGPRACLGARFALVEAALVLAVVAQRFHLDSGPTRARVLPGLTLQPRDPVLATLRAHGS; encoded by the coding sequence GTGACCGCCACCCTGACGCCCCCGGGCTCCGAGCGCGGACCGCGCCGCTGGCCCCTGGTGGGGAACCTGCCCGCCTTCGCCCGCGATCCGCTGGCCTTCTTCGAGTCGCTGCGCGACGAGTACGGGGACTGGGTGCCCTGGGCACTCGGCCCGCAGCGCAACGTCCTGGTCTCACTGCCGGAGCACGCCGGTGAGCTGCTCGGCGCCGTGGAGTCGACGTTCAAGCCGACCGAACTGGGCTGGGCCTTCAGGCAGTTGCTGGGCAACGGCGTGGTCGTGGCCACCGGCGAGGACTGGCGGCGCAAGCGGGCACTGGTCCAGCCCTCGGTGCGGCCGCGCCAAGTGCGCGCGTACGCGGGCACGATGGTGGAGTGCGCCGACGCGCTGGTCTCCGGCTGGAGCGACGGCGCACGGATCGACGTGCACCGGGAGATGGCCGGACTCACCCAACGCATCGCGGTGCGCACCCTGTTCGGGAGCGATGCGGCCGGCCGGGAGGCACCCATCAGTGCGGCCATGGCCACAGCGCAGCGCGAACTCGGCGCCGAGTTCCGGGGCGTGACGATGTTCCTGCCGCCCTGGGTGCAGACTCCGGGACGGCGCCGGATGCGCGCGGCCGTGGACGTCCTCGACCGCGAGATCGAGCACGTCATACGGGAGCACGAGGCGGCCTCGGCGGCCGGCGAGGAGCGGGACGACCTCCTCAGCAGGCTCCTCTCCGCCCGCGACGAGGACGGCGGGCCACTGTCGCGCACGGAGCTGCGGGACGAGTCGATCACCCTGTACATCGGCGGCCACGAGACCACGTCGACCACCTTGACCTGGGCCTGGCAACTGCTCTCGGGGGCGCCGGAGGCCCGCGAACGGCTGACGGAGGAGCTGGAGCGGGTGCTCGGCGGCCGGCTGCCGGCCTACGAGGACTACGCGCGGCTGCCCTGGACCCAGCAGGTGGTCAAGGAAGCGCTGCGGATCTACCCGCCGATCTGGCTGATCTCCGCGGTGGCCGGGGAAGGCGCCACGCTCGGCGGCCGCCCGGTCCCGGCCGGCCTGTCGGTGTGGATCAGCCCGTGGTCGATGCACCGGGACGAGCGCTGGTTCCCGGAGCCGGAGGCCTTCCGCCCCGAGCGCTGGTCCGCCGACGCGACCGCGGCACACAAGATTCCGGAACACGCCTGGTTCCCCTTCGGCGGCGGCCCGCGCGCCTGCCTGGGCGCCCGCTTCGCCCTGGTCGAGGCCGCCCTGGTGCTGGCCGTCGTGGCCCAGCGCTTCCACCTGGACAGCGGCCCGACCCGCGCGAGGGTCCTGCCGGGACTCACCCTCCAGCCCCGGGACCCGGTCCTGGCCACCCTCCGCGCGCACGGCTCCTGA
- a CDS encoding HAD family phosphatase, whose protein sequence is MISVIFDLDGTLVDSEPNYYESGRRTLERHGVLDFTWEQHSRYIGIGTLETLEILRDEYGIAAPVEQLLAEQNAAYLELARTRTEAYPEMSAFVRRLHAEGVPMAVASGSSLEAIDAVLSGTGLDTLLTTVVSAEEVAQGKPAPDVFLEAARRLGADPADCVVVEDAAPGALAAHAAGMRCVAVPYVAATADDPAFAAAGLLFPSGQREFSAESAYSWLTAAQAA, encoded by the coding sequence ATGATCTCCGTCATATTCGATCTCGACGGCACCCTCGTGGACAGCGAGCCGAACTACTACGAGTCCGGGCGACGCACCCTGGAGCGCCATGGGGTCCTCGATTTCACCTGGGAGCAGCACTCCCGGTACATCGGCATCGGCACCCTGGAAACCCTGGAGATCCTCCGGGACGAGTACGGGATCGCCGCCCCTGTCGAGCAGTTGCTCGCCGAGCAGAACGCCGCCTATCTGGAGCTCGCCCGGACCCGCACCGAGGCCTACCCCGAGATGAGCGCGTTCGTGCGGCGGCTGCACGCCGAAGGCGTCCCGATGGCCGTGGCCTCGGGCTCCTCGCTCGAGGCGATCGACGCGGTCCTGTCGGGCACCGGGCTGGACACCCTGCTGACCACGGTGGTCTCCGCCGAGGAGGTCGCCCAGGGCAAGCCCGCCCCGGACGTGTTCCTCGAGGCGGCGCGCCGGCTGGGCGCGGACCCCGCCGACTGCGTGGTCGTCGAGGACGCGGCGCCGGGCGCCCTGGCCGCGCACGCGGCGGGCATGCGGTGCGTGGCGGTCCCGTACGTGGCGGCCACCGCCGACGACCCGGCCTTCGCCGCGGCCGGGCTGCTCTTCCCCTCGGGGCAGAGGGAGTTCAGCGCGGAGAGCGCCTACAGCTGGCTCACCGCCGCGCAGGCGGCCTGA
- a CDS encoding ABC transporter ATP-binding protein has translation MATDLHRPVTAAATAVTATGTAEPADTAVRVRGLTRSFDGRAVIDGLDLTLRAGQFTVLLGRSGCGKSTLLRVLAGLDREIEGEVLVPERRAVAFQAPRLMPWKRVWRNVLLGLPGRPERERAERALAEVGLEHRTDAWPKTLSGGEAQRASLARALVREPDLLLLDEPFGALDALTRINAQRLVAELWQRRGCAVLLVTHDVDEAVLLADRVLVMDEGRIAHDTEVALERPRSVGDPGFAALRARLLAELGVG, from the coding sequence ATGGCGACCGACCTTCACCGGCCAGTGACCGCTGCCGCCACCGCCGTCACGGCCACCGGCACGGCGGAGCCGGCCGATACCGCGGTACGGGTCCGGGGGCTGACCCGGTCCTTCGACGGCCGGGCCGTCATCGACGGGCTCGATCTGACCCTGCGGGCAGGACAGTTCACCGTGCTCCTCGGCCGCAGCGGCTGCGGGAAGTCCACGCTGCTGCGGGTGCTCGCCGGCCTGGACCGGGAGATCGAGGGCGAGGTCCTGGTACCCGAGCGCCGGGCGGTTGCCTTCCAGGCTCCCCGGCTGATGCCCTGGAAGCGGGTCTGGCGCAACGTGCTGCTCGGCCTGCCCGGGCGCCCCGAACGCGAGCGTGCAGAGCGGGCGTTGGCCGAGGTCGGGCTGGAGCACCGCACCGACGCCTGGCCCAAGACCCTGTCCGGCGGCGAGGCGCAGCGGGCCTCCCTGGCCCGCGCCCTGGTCCGCGAACCCGATCTGCTGCTGCTGGACGAGCCGTTCGGCGCGCTCGACGCGCTGACCCGGATCAACGCCCAGCGGCTGGTCGCCGAGCTGTGGCAGCGGCGCGGCTGCGCGGTGCTGCTGGTCACGCACGACGTCGACGAGGCGGTGCTGCTGGCCGACCGCGTGCTCGTGATGGACGAGGGCCGCATCGCCCACGACACCGAAGTGGCGCTGGAGCGGCCGCGCTCGGTCGGCGACCCCGGTTTCGCCGCGCTGCGCGCCCGGCTGCTGGCCGAGCTCGGCGTCGGCTGA
- a CDS encoding ABC transporter ATP-binding protein, with product MRPKELEWEPSKESLDPRGPAPDERPRELRRIVGLFRPYRGRLAVVGVLVAASSLVGVATPFLLKEVLDVAIPQGRTGLLSLLALGMIATAVVTSIFGVLQTLISTTVGQRVMHDLRTAVYAQLQRMPLAFFTRTRTGEVQSRIANDIGGMQATVTSTATSLVSNATAVIASVVAMLALDWRLTLVSLALLPVFVWISRRVGGERKKITAQRQKQMAAMAATVTESLSVSGILLGRTMGRADSLTTSFAEESEKLVDLEVRSSMAGRWRMSTIGIVMAAMPALIYWAAGIALQTGAPSLSVGTLVAFVTLQQGLFRPAVSLLSTGVQIQTSLALFARIFEYLDLPVDITEREDPVRLDRAKGEVRLEDVHFAYDDKSGPTLTGIDITVPAGGSLAVVGPTGSGKSTLSYLVPRLYDVTGGRVALDGVDVRDLDFDSLARSIGVVSQETYLFHASVADNLRFAKPDATDQEIVEAARAAQIHDHIESLPDGYDTLVGERGYRFSGGEKQRLAIARTILRDPPVLILDEATSALDTRTEHAVQRAIDNLSQGRTTITIAHRLSTVRDADQIVVLDGGRIAERGTHEELLQADGRYAALVRRDRESALKPEAPASGGLLGALGSEMRKADLLKPGTFKPDTLRGAEPTPVNV from the coding sequence ATGCGCCCCAAAGAACTCGAGTGGGAACCCTCGAAAGAATCCCTCGACCCCCGCGGCCCCGCGCCGGACGAGCGGCCGCGCGAGCTGCGCCGCATCGTCGGTCTCTTCCGGCCCTACCGGGGCCGCCTCGCCGTCGTCGGCGTGCTCGTCGCCGCCTCCTCGCTGGTCGGAGTCGCCACCCCCTTCCTGCTGAAGGAGGTCCTCGACGTCGCGATCCCGCAGGGCCGTACCGGGCTGCTCAGCCTGCTCGCCCTCGGCATGATCGCGACCGCGGTCGTCACCAGCATCTTCGGCGTGCTCCAGACCCTGATATCCACCACGGTCGGCCAGCGCGTCATGCACGATCTGCGCACCGCCGTCTACGCGCAGCTCCAGCGGATGCCGCTGGCCTTCTTCACCCGTACGCGCACCGGTGAGGTGCAGTCCCGCATCGCCAATGACATCGGCGGCATGCAGGCCACGGTCACCTCCACGGCGACCTCCCTCGTCTCGAACGCGACGGCCGTCATCGCCTCCGTCGTCGCGATGCTCGCACTCGACTGGCGGCTCACGCTCGTCTCGCTCGCCCTGCTGCCCGTCTTCGTGTGGATCAGCCGCCGCGTCGGCGGCGAGCGCAAGAAGATCACCGCGCAGCGCCAGAAGCAGATGGCCGCGATGGCCGCGACGGTCACCGAGTCCCTGTCGGTCAGCGGCATCCTGCTCGGCCGCACGATGGGCCGCGCCGATTCGCTCACCACCTCCTTCGCGGAGGAGTCCGAGAAGCTCGTCGACCTCGAAGTGCGCTCCAGCATGGCCGGACGCTGGCGGATGTCCACCATCGGCATCGTCATGGCCGCCATGCCCGCGCTCATCTACTGGGCCGCCGGCATAGCCCTGCAGACCGGAGCCCCTTCCCTCTCGGTCGGCACCCTCGTCGCCTTCGTCACCCTCCAGCAGGGCCTGTTCCGGCCGGCCGTGAGCCTGTTGTCGACCGGCGTCCAGATCCAGACCTCCCTGGCGCTCTTCGCCCGCATCTTCGAGTACCTCGACCTGCCGGTGGACATCACCGAGCGCGAGGACCCCGTCCGCCTCGACCGCGCCAAGGGCGAGGTCCGCCTGGAGGACGTCCACTTCGCCTACGACGACAAGAGCGGCCCCACCCTGACCGGCATCGACATCACGGTCCCGGCCGGCGGTTCCCTCGCGGTGGTCGGCCCGACCGGATCCGGCAAGAGCACGCTGAGCTACCTCGTGCCCAGGCTCTACGACGTCACCGGCGGCCGCGTCGCCCTCGACGGCGTGGACGTGCGCGACCTCGACTTCGACTCGCTGGCCCGCTCCATCGGCGTGGTCTCCCAGGAGACCTACCTCTTCCACGCCTCCGTCGCCGACAACCTGCGCTTCGCCAAGCCGGACGCCACCGACCAGGAGATAGTGGAGGCGGCCCGCGCGGCCCAGATCCACGACCACATCGAGTCCCTGCCCGACGGATACGACACCCTGGTCGGCGAGCGCGGCTACCGGTTCTCCGGTGGAGAGAAGCAGCGCCTGGCCATCGCGCGCACCATCCTGCGCGACCCGCCGGTGCTGATCCTCGACGAGGCCACCAGCGCCCTGGACACCCGCACCGAGCACGCCGTGCAGCGCGCCATCGACAACCTCTCCCAGGGCCGCACCACCATCACCATCGCCCACCGCCTCTCCACCGTCCGTGACGCCGACCAGATCGTGGTGCTCGACGGAGGCCGGATTGCGGAGCGCGGCACCCACGAGGAACTGCTGCAGGCCGACGGCCGGTACGCCGCGCTCGTCCGCCGCGACCGGGAGAGTGCACTCAAGCCGGAGGCTCCGGCGTCCGGCGGGCTCCTGGGAGCCCTCGGTTCCGAGATGCGCAAGGCGGATCTGCTCAAGCCCGGGACGTTCAAGCCGGACACCCTGCGAGGCGCCGAGCCGACCCCGGTGAACGTGTGA
- a CDS encoding NAD(P)-binding domain-containing protein, whose protein sequence is MNDFAVQDVDVVVVGAGQAGLSGAYHLARAGIGHVVLDHAPRPGGAWQFRWPSLTYGKVHGMHALPGMELTGADPLRPSSEVIAEYFAAYEDRFGLHVRRPVDVTAVRDGADGRLLVESRSGTWSARALINATGTWDRPFWPRYPGQELFRGRQLHTANYPGPGEFIGARVIVVGGGTSAVQHLLEIAEVAAETAWVTRRPPVFRDGSFGEEQGRAAVALVEERVRQGLPPRSVVSVTGLPLNEAVRGGLESGVLDRRPMFDHLTRTGAAWSDGSRVEADVILWATGFRPAIDHLAPLRLREPGGGIRLDGTRAVRDERIHLVGYGPSASTIGANRAGGAAVREIHRLLTRTGAGIH, encoded by the coding sequence GTGAACGATTTCGCGGTGCAGGACGTGGACGTGGTCGTCGTGGGCGCGGGACAGGCGGGACTGTCCGGCGCCTACCACCTGGCGCGGGCGGGCATCGGCCACGTGGTCCTGGACCACGCGCCCCGCCCGGGCGGCGCCTGGCAGTTCCGCTGGCCCTCGCTCACCTACGGCAAGGTCCACGGCATGCACGCGCTGCCCGGGATGGAACTCACCGGCGCCGATCCGCTGCGGCCCTCCTCCGAGGTGATCGCGGAGTACTTCGCCGCCTACGAGGACCGCTTCGGCCTGCACGTGCGCCGGCCCGTGGACGTCACCGCCGTACGGGACGGGGCGGACGGCCGGCTGCTGGTGGAGTCCCGGTCCGGGACGTGGTCGGCGCGGGCACTGATCAACGCCACCGGCACCTGGGACCGGCCGTTCTGGCCGCGCTATCCGGGACAGGAGCTCTTCCGAGGCCGCCAGCTGCACACCGCGAACTACCCCGGGCCCGGCGAGTTCATCGGAGCCCGGGTCATCGTCGTGGGCGGCGGCACCTCGGCGGTGCAGCACCTGCTGGAGATCGCCGAGGTGGCGGCGGAGACCGCGTGGGTCACCCGGCGGCCCCCGGTGTTCCGCGACGGGAGCTTCGGCGAGGAGCAGGGCCGTGCGGCGGTGGCTCTGGTGGAGGAACGCGTGCGGCAGGGGCTGCCGCCCCGGAGCGTGGTCAGCGTCACCGGGCTGCCCCTGAACGAGGCGGTCCGGGGCGGGCTGGAGTCGGGCGTCCTGGACCGCCGGCCGATGTTCGATCACCTCACGAGGACGGGGGCCGCCTGGTCGGACGGCAGCCGGGTGGAGGCGGACGTGATCCTGTGGGCCACCGGCTTCCGCCCCGCCATCGACCACCTTGCTCCGCTGCGCCTGCGCGAGCCGGGCGGCGGCATCCGGCTGGACGGCACCCGCGCGGTCCGCGACGAGCGGATCCACCTGGTCGGCTACGGCCCGTCGGCATCGACCATCGGCGCCAACCGCGCCGGCGGCGCCGCGGTCCGCGAGATCCACCGCCTGCTCACCCGCACCGGGGCCGGCATCCACTGA
- a CDS encoding DUF1295 domain-containing protein: MLAAFAVGVRLHRHRGVDVAWGLGFVSVAVATYALSGGRHPLPAALAVVWGLRLSAHIAWRGRGHGEDPRYERLLAKAPGHRNAYALRMVYLLQAGLVWLVSLPVQAAAYATGRPGALAVAGAALWLCGLLFEAVGDHQLARFKADPANRGRIMDRGLWSWTRHPNYFGDFCVWWGLSLTAWTSGGAVAVSVVSPLVMSYLLIGGSGKRLLERHMAERPGYAAYRARTSGFLPLPPGRARRHRRSQGV, translated from the coding sequence ATGCTGGCCGCCTTCGCCGTCGGGGTCCGGCTGCACAGGCACCGCGGGGTGGACGTGGCCTGGGGCCTGGGCTTCGTCTCCGTCGCGGTGGCCACGTACGCCCTGTCGGGCGGCCGGCACCCGCTGCCGGCGGCCCTGGCGGTGGTGTGGGGCCTGCGGCTGTCCGCGCACATCGCGTGGCGGGGCCGGGGGCACGGCGAGGACCCGCGCTACGAGCGGCTGCTCGCCAAGGCTCCGGGCCACCGCAACGCGTACGCGCTGCGCATGGTCTACCTGCTCCAGGCGGGCCTGGTCTGGCTGGTCTCACTGCCCGTGCAGGCGGCGGCGTACGCGACCGGGCGCCCCGGGGCCCTGGCGGTGGCGGGCGCCGCGCTGTGGCTGTGCGGACTGCTCTTCGAGGCGGTCGGCGACCACCAGCTGGCCCGGTTCAAGGCCGATCCCGCGAACCGGGGACGGATCATGGACCGGGGCCTGTGGTCCTGGACCCGGCACCCGAACTACTTCGGCGACTTCTGCGTGTGGTGGGGGCTGTCCCTGACCGCCTGGACCTCGGGCGGAGCGGTGGCGGTGTCGGTGGTCTCCCCGCTCGTGATGTCGTACCTGCTGATCGGCGGCAGCGGGAAACGGCTGCTGGAGCGGCACATGGCGGAGCGCCCCGGCTACGCCGCGTACCGGGCCCGGACCAGCGGATTCCTGCCCCTGCCGCCCGGGCGAGCGCGGCGCCACCGCAGGTCACAGGGGGTTTGA